In one Candidatus Eisenbacteria bacterium genomic region, the following are encoded:
- the pstA gene encoding phosphate ABC transporter permease PstA has protein sequence MGAREPAARSDARHLRRRALNVVMTAVSFLCVLLALIPLVSVFAYILGQGAQAINLDFFLHLPKPVGEAGGGMANAIVGTLELVALACLVGLPFGILGGIFLAEYADSPLARTVRFTADVLSGVPSIVVGVFVFAMVVRPMKSFSAIAGGVALAILMIPTVMRTTEELMRLVPGSLREAALALGVPKWRTILLVVLQNARGGIVMGIMLAIARIAGETAPLLFTALGNRFWSVTLHEPIASLPVQIFTYAISPYEDWHRQAWAGALVLVFMVLVLNVIARTAIRARAGSAR, from the coding sequence ATGGGCGCGCGGGAGCCCGCGGCCCGCTCCGACGCACGCCACCTGCGCCGCCGCGCGCTCAACGTGGTGATGACCGCGGTGTCCTTCCTGTGCGTGCTGCTGGCGCTGATCCCGCTGGTCAGCGTGTTCGCGTACATCCTCGGCCAGGGCGCGCAGGCCATCAACCTGGACTTCTTCCTGCACCTGCCCAAGCCCGTCGGCGAGGCCGGCGGAGGCATGGCCAACGCCATCGTGGGCACGCTGGAACTGGTGGCCCTCGCCTGCCTGGTGGGCCTGCCCTTCGGCATCCTGGGAGGCATCTTTCTGGCCGAGTACGCCGACTCGCCGCTGGCGCGCACGGTGCGCTTTACCGCCGACGTGCTGAGTGGCGTCCCCTCCATCGTGGTCGGGGTGTTCGTGTTTGCAATGGTGGTCCGGCCCATGAAGTCCTTCTCCGCGATCGCGGGCGGGGTGGCGCTGGCAATACTGATGATCCCCACGGTGATGCGCACCACCGAGGAGCTGATGCGGCTGGTGCCGGGTTCGTTGCGCGAGGCCGCCCTGGCCCTCGGCGTCCCGAAATGGCGCACAATTCTCCTCGTGGTGCTGCAGAACGCGCGCGGCGGGATCGTGATGGGCATCATGCTGGCCATCGCGCGCATCGCCGGCGAGACCGCTCCGCTGCTGTTCACTGCGCTGGGCAACCGGTTCTGGTCGGTCACTCTCCACGAGCCCATCGCCTCGCTGCCGGTGCAGATCTTCACCTACGCCATCTCCCCCTACGAGGACTGGCACCGCCAGGCCTGGGCGGGCGCGCTGGTGCTGGTGTTCATGGTGCTGGTGCTCAACGTGATCGCCCGCACCGCCATCCGTGCCCGCGCGGGGAGCGCGCGATGA
- the pstC gene encoding phosphate ABC transporter permease subunit PstC: protein MQEPARLTDPAPESAPPTSVPAWTRPRRRVGDAVFKGLVGGFALAVVVLGLAMAWELLQASMPSIRAFGWKFLWTSTWDPVQEVYGALPFIYGTLVSSLLALLIAVPLALGIASFLSELAGGTLSRILGFLVELLAAVPSVIYGLWGIFVLAPLLREGPQAWLAQHLGFLPFFKGPHYGVGMMAAGLILAIMILPTISAICLEVFRAVPRAQREAALALGATRWETTRMAVFSYARSGILGAVILGLGRALGETMAVTMLIGNRPEVSASLFAPGYTMASVLANEFAEASGDLYISALIEVGLVLFGLTILLNIVARWLVWRTVGRFGGTPAA, encoded by the coding sequence ATCCAGGAACCCGCGCGGCTCACGGACCCCGCGCCCGAGTCGGCCCCGCCCACGAGTGTTCCGGCGTGGACGCGGCCCAGGCGCCGGGTCGGCGATGCCGTCTTCAAGGGCCTCGTCGGCGGCTTCGCCCTGGCCGTCGTGGTCCTGGGCCTGGCCATGGCCTGGGAGCTGCTCCAGGCCTCCATGCCCTCGATCCGCGCCTTCGGCTGGAAGTTCCTGTGGACCAGCACCTGGGACCCGGTCCAGGAGGTGTACGGGGCGCTGCCGTTCATCTACGGCACGCTGGTGTCCTCGCTGCTGGCGCTGCTGATCGCGGTGCCTCTGGCGCTGGGAATCGCGAGCTTCCTCTCGGAGCTGGCCGGCGGCACGCTGAGCCGCATCCTGGGCTTCCTGGTGGAGCTGCTGGCGGCGGTGCCCAGCGTGATCTACGGGCTGTGGGGCATCTTCGTGCTGGCCCCGCTGCTGCGCGAGGGGCCGCAGGCGTGGCTGGCGCAGCACCTGGGCTTCCTGCCGTTCTTCAAGGGCCCGCACTACGGCGTGGGGATGATGGCCGCGGGGCTGATCCTGGCGATCATGATCCTGCCCACCATCTCGGCGATCTGCCTCGAGGTGTTCCGCGCCGTGCCGCGTGCGCAGCGCGAGGCCGCGCTGGCGCTGGGTGCCACGCGCTGGGAGACCACGCGCATGGCGGTGTTCTCCTACGCGCGCTCCGGCATCCTGGGTGCGGTGATCCTCGGCCTGGGCCGCGCCCTGGGCGAGACCATGGCGGTCACCATGCTGATCGGCAATCGTCCGGAGGTGAGCGCGTCGCTGTTCGCGCCCGGATACACCATGGCCAGCGTGCTGGCCAACGAGTTCGCCGAGGCCTCCGGGGACCTGTACATCTCGGCGCTGATCGAGGTCGGCCTGGTGCTCTTCGGGCTGACCATCCTGCTCAACATCGTGGCCCGCTGGCTGGTGTGGCGGACGGTGGGCCGCTTCGGGGGGACTCCGGCGGCATGA
- the pstS gene encoding phosphate ABC transporter substrate-binding protein PstS, with protein sequence MLKILSRSRPLAALLAAGQLLACASQVPAAGLTGAGATFPYPLYSKWFDEYAKLNKGVNINYASIGSGGGIRQITEGTVDFGASDAFMTEEQMARAPGILHIPTVLGAVVVIYNVPGVPTGLKLDGETIAGIFLGQITSWDDPRIKAANPGVALPDLAITVVHRSDGSGTTNIFTDYLSRVSTAWAKSVGKNTAVNWPAGLGAKGNEGVAGQVLTLKGSIGYTELAYAVTNKMAFASVKNRAGEYVAPGVGATTTAAAAAAVRMPSDLRVSIVNPSGKGAYPICGFTYLLVFKDQKNRGKGETLAKFLWWAIHDGQKFAAPLLYAPLPPAVVALNEAKVRSLASGGSPLLK encoded by the coding sequence ATGCTGAAGATCCTGAGCCGCTCGCGTCCCCTCGCCGCCCTCCTGGCCGCGGGCCAGCTGCTCGCCTGCGCCTCGCAGGTGCCTGCGGCCGGCCTCACGGGCGCGGGGGCCACGTTCCCCTACCCGCTCTACTCCAAGTGGTTCGACGAGTACGCGAAGCTGAACAAGGGCGTGAACATCAACTACGCTTCCATCGGCAGCGGCGGCGGCATCCGCCAGATCACCGAGGGCACCGTGGACTTCGGCGCCTCCGACGCGTTCATGACCGAGGAGCAGATGGCCAGGGCCCCGGGCATCCTGCATATCCCCACGGTGCTCGGCGCGGTGGTGGTGATCTACAACGTGCCCGGCGTGCCCACCGGACTCAAGCTGGACGGCGAGACCATCGCCGGCATCTTTCTGGGCCAGATCACGAGCTGGGACGACCCCAGGATCAAGGCCGCCAACCCCGGAGTCGCGCTCCCGGATCTGGCCATCACCGTGGTGCACCGCAGCGACGGCTCGGGCACCACCAACATCTTCACCGACTACCTGAGCCGCGTGAGCACCGCGTGGGCCAAGTCGGTGGGCAAGAACACCGCCGTGAACTGGCCCGCGGGGCTGGGCGCGAAAGGCAACGAGGGCGTGGCCGGCCAGGTGCTCACGCTCAAGGGCTCCATCGGCTACACCGAGCTGGCCTACGCCGTGACCAACAAGATGGCGTTCGCCAGCGTGAAGAACCGCGCCGGCGAGTACGTGGCGCCCGGCGTGGGCGCCACCACCACCGCGGCGGCAGCCGCGGCGGTGAGAATGCCCTCGGACCTGCGCGTGAGCATCGTGAACCCGTCGGGCAAGGGCGCCTACCCGATCTGCGGATTCACCTACCTGCTGGTGTTCAAGGACCAGAAGAACCGCGGCAAGGGAGAGACGCTGGCGAAGTTCCTGTGGTGGGCCATCCACGACGGGCAGAAGTTCGCCGCGCCGCTGCTGTACGCGCCGCTGCCGCCGGCGGTGGTGGCGCTGAACGAGGCCAAGGTGCGCTCGCTGGCCTCCGGGGGGAGCCCGCTGCTGAAGTGA
- the pstB gene encoding phosphate ABC transporter ATP-binding protein, translating to MIPRPAGASGPPGGGAPQGAPAPEGATAPERGGHIEVHSLSAWFGAQQALHDVTLDFAARRVTAIIGPSGCGKSTLIRTLNRLHEVVPGARHTGRVLLDGEDIYAPGADPVRVRREVGMVFQRPNPFPNMSVRDNVLAGFKLNSQRLAQADEVVERTLRAAALWDELKDELAKPGASLSGGQQQRLCIARALAVEPRVLLMDEPCSALDPVSTAKIEELIFELKANFAIVIVTHNMQQAARVSDSTAFLMQGRLMEFGPTRKIFTSPENKLTEDYVSGRFG from the coding sequence ATGATCCCGCGGCCGGCAGGCGCCAGTGGTCCGCCCGGCGGGGGCGCCCCGCAGGGCGCGCCCGCCCCGGAGGGCGCGACGGCGCCGGAGCGCGGCGGGCACATCGAGGTGCACAGCCTGAGCGCCTGGTTCGGGGCCCAGCAGGCGCTGCACGACGTCACGCTGGACTTCGCGGCGCGCAGGGTGACCGCCATCATCGGTCCCTCGGGCTGCGGCAAGTCCACGCTGATCCGCACCCTGAACCGGCTCCACGAAGTGGTGCCCGGCGCACGGCACACCGGCCGCGTGCTGCTGGACGGCGAGGACATCTACGCCCCCGGCGCCGACCCGGTGCGCGTGCGGCGCGAGGTGGGCATGGTGTTCCAGCGGCCCAATCCCTTCCCCAACATGTCCGTCCGGGACAACGTGCTGGCCGGCTTCAAGCTCAACTCCCAGCGCCTGGCGCAGGCCGACGAGGTGGTGGAGCGCACGCTGCGCGCCGCGGCGCTGTGGGACGAACTCAAAGATGAGCTGGCCAAGCCCGGCGCCAGCCTCTCCGGCGGGCAGCAGCAGCGGCTGTGCATCGCGCGCGCCCTGGCGGTGGAGCCTCGGGTGCTGCTCATGGACGAGCCCTGCTCGGCGCTGGACCCGGTGTCCACGGCCAAGATCGAGGAACTGATCTTCGAGCTGAAAGCCAACTTCGCGATCGTGATCGTCACCCACAACATGCAGCAGGCAGCGCGCGTGAGCGACTCCACCGCGTTCCTGATGCAGGGCCGGCTGATGGAGTTTGGGCCCACCCGCAAGATCTTCACCTCGCCGGAGAACAAGCTCACCGAAGACTATGTGTCGGGGAGATTCGGGTAG
- a CDS encoding T9SS type A sorting domain-containing protein: MKRLLLVPILALGFALALPPAAHAAFTGTLYGTYFSGHTVARVSVTGGLVSGSPVTITALDGSDGITCTPGKTELIVGGQLSNNIYKVDPATGTFTQLNNNIPDLLPGAFHVVFNPAGTQVWTGGFYNANVGWVDYATGATHQAAVTGTDNGVITGVVFAPNGDLYVSDADEHGGGSIYLLNTTTFATTKVFTSAKTSHGLVYDAYTGHFLVMGALLGRLNFRVYCLLGDGESQEGQVWEAALAAGNYRCPNLIALLDYNQSQNEGPLVYLDLTAATPAPVISGDLGFGLDDVTGCISAPPPPPEDCSNKALSWGFWKQQCSTSGGSYRTSGSGGGGYGGGSYGGGGHGGKGGDDGEDRDHHGGGNVKVSPEEMAKLLACVTASSQVFGPSGCFTASCALLNTKTTNMQIKAAQQYLAMLLNKCSGRVCDDLVVTCGGRCGMGGTQVTVGDVIARIESRLCLRGLSQSEYAELNGLAECVNTSAESGGSSSSSDMVESIVSVPNFRVALASGNPVRLSGGNSVIFRVNMPSLGVVSLSIYDAAGRLVAQPLRDRAVGGETTVSWDGRTLMGARGQAGAYFYRARAGSQTVTGKFVVIE; the protein is encoded by the coding sequence GTGAAACGTCTCCTTCTCGTCCCCATCCTCGCCCTGGGCTTCGCCCTGGCGCTCCCGCCGGCGGCGCATGCCGCGTTCACCGGCACGCTCTACGGCACCTACTTCAGCGGCCACACCGTCGCGCGCGTCAGCGTGACCGGCGGGCTGGTGAGCGGATCTCCGGTCACCATCACCGCTCTCGACGGCTCCGACGGCATCACGTGCACGCCCGGCAAGACCGAGCTGATCGTGGGCGGCCAACTCTCGAACAACATCTACAAAGTGGATCCCGCCACCGGCACCTTTACGCAGCTGAACAACAACATCCCCGACCTGCTGCCGGGCGCGTTCCACGTGGTGTTCAACCCCGCGGGCACGCAGGTGTGGACCGGCGGGTTCTACAACGCCAACGTGGGCTGGGTGGACTACGCCACCGGCGCCACGCACCAGGCCGCGGTCACCGGGACCGACAACGGGGTCATCACTGGCGTGGTGTTCGCGCCCAACGGCGACCTGTACGTGAGCGACGCCGACGAGCACGGCGGCGGCAGCATCTACCTGCTCAACACCACCACGTTCGCCACCACCAAGGTGTTCACCTCGGCCAAGACCTCGCACGGTCTGGTCTACGACGCCTACACCGGCCACTTCCTGGTCATGGGTGCACTTCTTGGTAGGCTAAACTTTCGGGTGTATTGCCTGCTGGGGGACGGCGAGTCCCAGGAGGGACAGGTGTGGGAGGCCGCTTTGGCGGCCGGGAACTACCGTTGCCCCAACCTGATCGCCTTGCTGGACTACAACCAGTCCCAGAACGAAGGCCCGCTGGTCTACCTCGACCTCACCGCGGCCACGCCGGCCCCGGTGATCAGCGGCGACCTCGGCTTCGGCCTGGACGACGTCACCGGCTGCATCAGCGCCCCGCCCCCGCCGCCCGAGGACTGCAGCAACAAGGCCCTCTCATGGGGCTTCTGGAAGCAGCAGTGCAGCACCAGCGGCGGCAGCTACCGCACGTCGGGCTCCGGTGGCGGTGGCTACGGTGGCGGCAGCTATGGCGGCGGCGGCCACGGTGGCAAGGGCGGCGACGACGGCGAGGACCGCGACCACCATGGCGGCGGCAACGTGAAGGTGAGCCCGGAAGAGATGGCCAAGCTGCTCGCCTGCGTGACCGCCAGCAGCCAGGTGTTCGGCCCGAGCGGCTGCTTCACCGCGAGCTGCGCGCTGCTCAACACCAAGACCACCAACATGCAGATCAAGGCCGCCCAGCAGTACCTGGCGATGCTGCTCAACAAGTGCTCCGGGCGGGTGTGCGACGACCTGGTGGTCACCTGCGGCGGGCGCTGCGGCATGGGCGGCACGCAGGTGACGGTCGGTGACGTCATTGCGCGCATCGAGTCCAGGCTCTGCCTGCGCGGGCTGAGCCAGTCCGAATACGCGGAGCTGAACGGCCTCGCCGAGTGCGTCAACACCTCGGCGGAGTCCGGCGGATCCTCTTCGTCCTCGGACATGGTGGAGTCGATCGTGTCGGTGCCGAACTTCCGCGTGGCGCTGGCCAGCGGCAACCCGGTGCGCCTGAGCGGCGGCAACAGCGTGATCTTCCGCGTGAACATGCCCTCGCTGGGCGTGGTGAGCCTCAGCATCTACGACGCCGCCGGGCGCCTGGTGGCCCAGCCGCTGCGCGACCGCGCGGTGGGCGGCGAGACCACCGTGTCCTGGGACGGCCGCACCCTGATGGGCGCGCGCGGCCAGGCCGGCGCGTACTTCTACCGGGCGCGTGCGGGCAGCCAGACGGTCACTGGGAAGTTCGTGGTGATCGAGTAG